One part of the Xiphophorus hellerii strain 12219 chromosome 17, Xiphophorus_hellerii-4.1, whole genome shotgun sequence genome encodes these proteins:
- the LOC116737074 gene encoding bestrophin-3: MTVTYSSKVANATFLSFHRLLLRWKGSIYKLLYREFILFALLYTVLSLVYRLVLSEQQKRLFEKLSIYCDRYAEQIPVTFVLGFYVTLVVNRWWNQFVNLPWTDRLMFLISSCVHGKDEYGRLLRRTLVRYINLTSLLIFRSVSTAVCKRFPTIDHVVEAGFMTPEERKVFENVRSPHLKYWIPVVWFSNLASKARQEERIKDSIDLQNILNEMNLFRTWCATLFGYDWVGVPLVYTQVVTLAVYTFFFACLIGRQFLDPTQGHPGHDLDLYIPIFTLLQFFFYCGWLKVAEQLINPFGEDDDDFEANWIIDRNLQVSLLAVDEMHMNLPHMTKDVYWNDSDARPPYTLAAADYCIPSFLGSTTDMGLSDILQLDECEVPDCRPQQQEPLLTRRQESVLGRVRRLLSVQEPPDLRHPRPVFKRHSSDATSSFFLDFRGNAGSADMVPPCSLAIPPSSLDTLSTLREVNSNPPSPESSSSVVFPRLVVSPPLFSDACHNGDSFGKHQNGLDRSPTEEQPNVETTSISRTDSICCSPTQLGPKEFRWTTVTVKNRPPTRPRGRQFSLQFSRQSSKASIRSLPSPKGLGRRRRGLGRHQSRRSPSPTANTLQLPEPDYDGEFQGTAGNEDDEEETDQNDELKDAKSQP; this comes from the exons ATGACCGTCACTTATTCCAGTAAAGTAGCCAACGCCACCTTCCTGAGTTTCCACCGGCTGCTGCTGCGCTGGAAGGGGAGCATCTACAAGCTGCTGTACCGGGAGTTCATCCTGTTTGCTCTGCTCTACACCGTCCTCAGCCTCGTTTACAG ACTCGTCCTCTCAGAGCAGCAGAAGAGATTATTTGAGAAACTTTCCATCTACTGCGACAGATACGCCGAGCAGATCCCCGTCACCTTCGTCCTGG gtttttatgtcACTTTGGTGGTAAATCGATGGTGGAATCAGTTCGTTAATCTTCCCTGGACAGACAGACTCATGTTCCTCATCTCCAG TTGTGTTCACGGTAAAGATGAATACGGACGCCTTCTCCGACGGACGCTGGTTCGCTACATCAACCTGACATCGCTGCTCATCTTCCGCTCCGTCAGTACGGCCGTCTGCAAGCGATTCCCAACCATCGATCATGTGGTTGAGGCAG GTTTCATGACTCCTGAGGAGAGGAAGGTGTTTGAGAACGTCCGTTCTCCTCACCTGAAGTACTGGATACCTGTTGTCTGGTTCTCCAACCTGGCATCTAAAGCCCGGCAGGAAGAACGCATAAAAGACAGCATCGACCTGCAGAATATTCTGAAC GAGATGAATCTGTTCAGGACGTGGTGTGCGACTCTTTTCGGCTATGACTGGGTCGGCGTCCCGCTGGTTTATACGCAG GTCGTCACTCTTGCTGTCTACACCTTCTTCTTCGCCTGTCTAATTGGTCGGCAGTTCCTCGACCCTACTCAGGGTCACCCCGGCCACGACCTCGACCTTTACATCCCCATCTTCAccctgctgcagttttttttctactgtggCTGGCTTAAG gTAGCAGAGCAACTGATTAACCCATTTGGAGAAGATGATGATGACTTCGAGGCCAACTGGATCATTGACAGAAACCTTCAG GTGTCTCTGCTGGCGGTGGACGAGATGCACATGAACCTTCCTCACATGACCAAAGACGTTTACTGGAACGACAGCGACGCTCGTCCGCCGTACACTCTGGCTGCTGCAGATTACTGCATCCCCTCTTTCCTCGGCTCCACCACCGACATGGG actttctgacatcctgcagcTTGATGAATGTGAGGTTCCAGACTGTCGACCACAGCAGCAGGAGCCTCTGCTGACTCGACGACAAGAGTCG gtTCTGGGTCGAGTCCGACGCTTGCTCAGTGTTCAGGAACCCCCTGACCTCCGACATCCTCGACCCGTCTTCAAGCGGCACAGCAGCGACGCAACTAGCAGCTTCTTCCTGGACTTCAG GGGGAACGCAGGCTCGGCAGACATGGTTCCCCCCTGTTCCTTAGCCATCCCTCCATCGTCTCTGGACACCCTGTCCACCTTAAGGGAGGTCAACAGCAACCCGCCGTCACCTGAGAGTTCATCCTCAGTTGTTTTCCCGCGGCTGGTTGTCAGCCCGCCATTGTTCTCTGATGCCTGTCACAATGGGGACTCTTTTGGGAAACATCAGAACGGTCTGGATCGCTCCCCAACTGAGGAACAACCAAACGTGGAAACTACAAG TATTTCTAGGACCGACTCCATTTGTTGTTCCCCAACTCAACTTGGACCGAAGGAGTTCCGCTGGACGACGGTCACTGTGAAGAACCGGCCGCCAACCAGGCCGCGGGGCCGGCAGTTCTCCCTGCAGTTCTCCCGGCAGAGCTCCAAGGCGTCGATCCGCAGCCTGCCGAGTCCCAAAGGCCTGGGGCGCCGGAGAAGAGGCCTGGGTCGGCATCAGTCCCGCAGATCGCCCAGTCCGACCGCCAACACGCTCCAACTGCCAGAACCGGATTACGACGGCGAGTTCCAGGGAACAGCGGGAAATGAGGACGATGAGGAGGAAACGGACCAGAACGACGAGCTCAAAGACGCAAAATCTCAGCCGTAA
- the nots gene encoding nothepsin yields MLRLLLLLLSTWTGSAMVRVPLRRVPSIRAQLRTQGLLENFLKDHRPDMFNRRYAQCFPPGTPSLRLRRSSEKIYNFMDAQYYGEISVGTPPQNFSVIFDTGSADLWVPSSYCVSQACALHRRFKAFESTTFHHDGRIFGIHYGSGHLMGVMGRDTVQIGEMTILNQEFGESVYEPGSAFVTAKFDGVLGLAYQSLAEIMGNPVFDNMLAQKIVDQPVFSFYLSRRTRTSNPEGELLLGGIDEAMYNRPINWLPVTAKGYWQIKMESVAVQGVSSFCSRGCHAIIDTGTSLIGGPTNEILSLQQLLGATPTNVGEFLIDCARLSSLPHVTFILGGKEYTLTAEHYVRREAYGNKDLCFSGFEAIDIISPEGPLWILGDVFLTEYYSIFDRGLDRIGLAHARHPTG; encoded by the exons ATGCTGaggctgctgctcctgctgctgtccACATGGACGGGCTCAGCGATGGTCAG GGTTCCCTTGAGGCGGGTTCCCTCCATCCGTGCTCAGCTGAGAACTCAGGGTCTGCTGGAGAACTTCTTGAAGGACCACAGGCCGGACATGTTTAACCGCCGCTATGCTCAGTGCTTCCCACCCGGAACGCCGTCCCTCCGACTCAGACGCTCCAGTGAGAAGATCTACAACTTTATGGAT GCTCAGTATTACGGTGAAATCAGCGTGGGGACTCCGCCGCAGAACTTCTCTGTGATTTTTGACACCGGATCGGCCGACCTCTGGGTCCCGTCATCGTACTGCGTCAGCCAGGCCTGTG CATTGCACCGACGTTTCAAGGCCTTCGAATCCACAACTTTCCACCATGACGGACGGATATTTGGGATCCACTACGGATCGGGACACCTGATGGGAGTAATGGGTAGAGACACAGTGCAG ATCGGGGAAATGACCATCTTGAACCAAGAGTTTGGCGAATCCGTGTACGAACCAGGTTCTGCTTTTGTGACGGCAAAGTTTGATGGCGTTCTCGGACTGGCCTACCAATCATTGGCAGAGATCATGGGAAATCCCGTCTTTGACAACATGCTGGCGCAGAAGATAGTGGACCAGCCGGTATTCTCCTTCTACCTCAGCAG gAGAACGAGGACCAGCAATCCAGAAGGAGAACTGCTGCTGGGAGGAATAGATGAAGCGATGTACAACAGACCAATCAACTGGCTGCCTGTCACTGCAAAAGGATACTGGCAGATTAAGATGGAAAG TGTGGCGGTGCAAGGCGTGAGCTCCTTCTGTAGCCGTGGATGTCATGCCATCATTGATACTGGAACCTCCCTAATTGGGGGACCGACCAATGAGATCCTgagtctgcagcagctgcttggAGCCACGCCCACAAATGTCGGAGAG tttctcaTCGATTGTGCCCGATTGTCCAGTTTGCCTCACGTCACATTCATCCTGGGTGGGAAGGAATACACGCTGACAGCAGAGCATTATGTTAGGAGG GAGGCGTATGGCAACAAGGATCTGTGTTTCAGCGGCTTCGAGGCCATTGACATCATTTCCCCTGAAGGCCCGCTGTGGATTCTGGGAGATGTATTTCTGACTGAGTACTACAGCATCTTCGACAGAGGACTGGACCGAATCGGGCTTGCCCATGCCAGACACCCCACCGGATGA
- the cct2 gene encoding T-complex protein 1 subunit beta isoform X2, whose amino-acid sequence MASLSMAPVSIFKHGADEEKAETARLSSFVGAIAIGDLVKSTLGPKGMDKILLSGAKGGMVTVTNDGATILKAIGVDNPAAKVLVDMSKVQDDEVGDGTTSVTVLAAELLREAELLIARKLHPQTIISGWRKATQAAREALREAAADHSNDPDRFQEDLLNIARTTLSSKLLTHHKDHFSKLAVKAVMRLKGSGNLEAIHVIKKLGGSLTDSYLDEGFLLDKKIGVNQPKRMENVKILIANTGMDTDKIKIFGSRVRVDSTAKVAEIELAEKQKMKEKVDRILKHGINCFINRQLIYNYPEQLFAQAGVMAIEHADFAGVERLALVTGGEITSTFDHPEMVKLGHCKLIEEVMIGEDMLIHFSGVAMGEACTVVLRGATQQILDEAERSLHDALCVLAQTVKEPCTVYGGGCSEMLMAKVVSDLANRTPGKEAVAMESFAKALTMLPTIIADNAGYDSADLVAQLRAAHQENKTTYGLDMSEGSIGDMVTLGITESFQVKRQMLLSASEAAEMILRVDNIIKAAPRKRVPDHHPC is encoded by the exons ATG gcgTCCCTATCCATGGCCCCGGTCAGCATCTTCAAACACGGAGCCgatgaagaaaaagcagaaactgCACGACTG tcGTCTTTCGTTGGCGCCATCGCCATTGGCGATCTGGTGAAGAGCACTCTGGGGCCGAAGGGAATG GATAAGATTTTGCTCAGTGGAGCAAAAGGCGGCATGGTGACGGTAACCAACGACGGAGCGACCATCTTGAAGGCCATCGGCGTCGACAACCCGGCTGCCAAAGTTCTTGTTG ACATGTCGAAGGTTCAGGACGATGAAGTCGGAGACGGGACGACCTCGGTCACTGTGCTCGCTGCCGAGCTGCTGAGG GAGGCGGAGCTTCTGATTGCCAGGAAGCTCCACCCTCAGACCATCATCTCAGGCTGGAGGAAGGCGACTCAGGCGGCCAGGGAGGCTCTGAGAGAGGCTGCTGCCGACCACAG CAACGACCCGGACCGCTTCCAGGAGGACCTGCTGAACATCGCCCGCACCACGCTGTCGTCCAAGCTGCTGACGCACCACAAAGACCACTTCTCCAAGCTGGCGGTGAAAGCCGTCATGAGGCTGAAAGGCTCCGGCAACCTGGAGGCGATCCACGTCATCAAGAAGCTGGGAGGAAGCCTCACCGACTCTTACCTGGACGAAG GTTTCCTGTTGGACAAGAAGATCGGGGTGAACCAACCGAAGAGGATGGAGAACGTCAAGATTCTGATCGCCAACACCGGCATGGACACCGACAAGATCAAG ATCTTTGGCTCCAGAGTTCGCGTTGACTCCACGGCAAAGGTTGCGGAGATCGAGCTAGCCGAGAAGCAGAAGATGAAGGAGAAAGTCGACCGAATCCTGAAGCACGGCATCAACTGCTTCATCAACAG GCAGCTGATCTATAACTACCCAGAGCAGCTGTTCGCTCAGGCTGGAGTCATGGCCATCGAGCACGCCGACTTCGCCGGCGTCGAGCGCCTCGCTCTCGTCACAG GCGGCGAGATCACCTCCACCTTCGACCACCCGGAGATGGTGAAGCTCGGTCACTGCAAGCTGATCGAGGAGGTGATGATCGGCGAGGACATGCTCATCCACTTCTCTGGGGTTGCCATGG GTGAGGCTTGCACCGTCGTCCTGCGCGGAGCGACGCAGCAGATCCTGGACGAGGCGGAGCGCTCGCTGCACGACGCCCTCTGCGTTTTGGCTCAGACTGTGAAGGAGCCGTGCACCGTCTACGGAGGAG GCTGCTCTGAGATGCTGATGGCGAAGGTGGTGAGCGATTTGGCCAATAGGACGCCAGGAAAGGAAGCGGTTGCCATGGAGTCATTTGCCAAAGCGCTCACGATG tTGCCCACCATCATCGCAGACAACGCCGGATACGACAGCGCCGACCTGGTGGCTCAACTGAGAGCTGCACACCAAGAGAACAAAACCACATATGGACTGG ACATGTCCGAAGGCTCGATAGGCGACATGGTGACTCTGGGAATCACCGAGTCGTTCCAGGTGAAGCGCCAGATGCTGCTGAGCGCCTCCGAGGCGGCGGAGATGATCCTCAGAGTCGACAACATCATCAAAGCTGCTCCCAG GAAGAGAGTCCCCGACCATCACCCCTGCTGA
- the cct2 gene encoding T-complex protein 1 subunit beta isoform X1 translates to MASLSMAPVSIFKHGADEEKAETARLSSFVGAIAIGDLVKSTLGPKGMDKILLSGAKGGMVTVTNDGATILKAIGVDNPAAKVLVDMSKVQDDEVGDGTTSVTVLAAELLREAELLIARKLHPQTIISGWRKATQAAREALREAAADHSNDPDRFQEDLLNIARTTLSSKLLTHHKDHFSKLAVKAVMRLKGSGNLEAIHVIKKLGGSLTDSYLDEGFLLDKKIGVNQPKRMENVKILIANTGMDTDKIKIFGSRVRVDSTAKVAEIELAEKQKMKEKVDRILKHGINCFINRQLIYNYPEQLFAQAGVMAIEHADFAGVERLALVTGGEITSTFDHPEMVKLGHCKLIEEVMIGEDMLIHFSGVAMGEACTVVLRGATQQILDEAERSLHDALCVLAQTVKEPCTVYGGGCSEMLMAKVVSDLANRTPGKEAVAMESFAKALTMLPTIIADNAGYDSADLVAQLRAAHQENKTTYGLDMSEGSIGDMVTLGITESFQVKRQMLLSASEAAEMILRVDNIIKAAPRKRVPDHHPC, encoded by the exons AT ggcgTCCCTATCCATGGCCCCGGTCAGCATCTTCAAACACGGAGCCgatgaagaaaaagcagaaactgCACGACTG tcGTCTTTCGTTGGCGCCATCGCCATTGGCGATCTGGTGAAGAGCACTCTGGGGCCGAAGGGAATG GATAAGATTTTGCTCAGTGGAGCAAAAGGCGGCATGGTGACGGTAACCAACGACGGAGCGACCATCTTGAAGGCCATCGGCGTCGACAACCCGGCTGCCAAAGTTCTTGTTG ACATGTCGAAGGTTCAGGACGATGAAGTCGGAGACGGGACGACCTCGGTCACTGTGCTCGCTGCCGAGCTGCTGAGG GAGGCGGAGCTTCTGATTGCCAGGAAGCTCCACCCTCAGACCATCATCTCAGGCTGGAGGAAGGCGACTCAGGCGGCCAGGGAGGCTCTGAGAGAGGCTGCTGCCGACCACAG CAACGACCCGGACCGCTTCCAGGAGGACCTGCTGAACATCGCCCGCACCACGCTGTCGTCCAAGCTGCTGACGCACCACAAAGACCACTTCTCCAAGCTGGCGGTGAAAGCCGTCATGAGGCTGAAAGGCTCCGGCAACCTGGAGGCGATCCACGTCATCAAGAAGCTGGGAGGAAGCCTCACCGACTCTTACCTGGACGAAG GTTTCCTGTTGGACAAGAAGATCGGGGTGAACCAACCGAAGAGGATGGAGAACGTCAAGATTCTGATCGCCAACACCGGCATGGACACCGACAAGATCAAG ATCTTTGGCTCCAGAGTTCGCGTTGACTCCACGGCAAAGGTTGCGGAGATCGAGCTAGCCGAGAAGCAGAAGATGAAGGAGAAAGTCGACCGAATCCTGAAGCACGGCATCAACTGCTTCATCAACAG GCAGCTGATCTATAACTACCCAGAGCAGCTGTTCGCTCAGGCTGGAGTCATGGCCATCGAGCACGCCGACTTCGCCGGCGTCGAGCGCCTCGCTCTCGTCACAG GCGGCGAGATCACCTCCACCTTCGACCACCCGGAGATGGTGAAGCTCGGTCACTGCAAGCTGATCGAGGAGGTGATGATCGGCGAGGACATGCTCATCCACTTCTCTGGGGTTGCCATGG GTGAGGCTTGCACCGTCGTCCTGCGCGGAGCGACGCAGCAGATCCTGGACGAGGCGGAGCGCTCGCTGCACGACGCCCTCTGCGTTTTGGCTCAGACTGTGAAGGAGCCGTGCACCGTCTACGGAGGAG GCTGCTCTGAGATGCTGATGGCGAAGGTGGTGAGCGATTTGGCCAATAGGACGCCAGGAAAGGAAGCGGTTGCCATGGAGTCATTTGCCAAAGCGCTCACGATG tTGCCCACCATCATCGCAGACAACGCCGGATACGACAGCGCCGACCTGGTGGCTCAACTGAGAGCTGCACACCAAGAGAACAAAACCACATATGGACTGG ACATGTCCGAAGGCTCGATAGGCGACATGGTGACTCTGGGAATCACCGAGTCGTTCCAGGTGAAGCGCCAGATGCTGCTGAGCGCCTCCGAGGCGGCGGAGATGATCCTCAGAGTCGACAACATCATCAAAGCTGCTCCCAG GAAGAGAGTCCCCGACCATCACCCCTGCTGA